One region of Epilithonimonas zeae genomic DNA includes:
- the rplV gene encoding 50S ribosomal protein L22: MGSRKRESALARKIANQDVAKALHNDCPSSPRKMRLVADIIRGVEVEKALSILKYSKKDASNKLEKVLLSAIANWQSKNEGADIEEANLIVKEIFVDSARQLKRLRPAPQGRGYRIRKRSNHITLILGTKN; the protein is encoded by the coding sequence ATGGGATCAAGAAAAAGAGAAAGTGCATTAGCACGTAAAATAGCAAACCAAGATGTAGCAAAAGCGTTACACAACGATTGCCCATCTTCTCCAAGAAAAATGAGATTAGTTGCTGATATCATTAGAGGAGTAGAGGTAGAAAAAGCTTTATCTATTCTTAAATATTCTAAGAAAGACGCTTCTAATAAATTAGAAAAAGTATTGCTTTCTGCTATCGCAAACTGGCAGTCAAAAAACGAAGGTGCTGATATCGAAGAGGCTAACCTAATCGTTAAAGAAATATTTGTAGACAGTGCAAGACAATTGAAGAGACTAAGACCAGCGCCACAAGGTAGAGGTTACAGAATCAGAAAAAGATCAAACCACATTACATTAATCTTAGGTACTAAAAATTAA
- the rpsS gene encoding 30S ribosomal protein S19 encodes MARSLKKGPFIHHTLDKKVQANVESGKKTVIKTWSRASMISPDFVGQTIAVHNGKSFIPVYVTENMVGHKLGEFSPTRSFRGHGGNKNKGGR; translated from the coding sequence ATGGCAAGATCACTTAAAAAAGGACCATTCATTCATCATACTTTAGATAAGAAGGTTCAGGCAAATGTAGAGTCTGGTAAGAAGACTGTAATCAAAACTTGGTCTAGAGCATCTATGATTTCTCCAGACTTTGTAGGTCAAACTATCGCTGTACACAATGGGAAATCTTTTATTCCTGTTTATGTTACAGAAAACATGGTTGGACACAAATTAGGCGAATTTTCTCCGACAAGATCTTTCAGAGGTCACGGTGGTAACAAAAATAAAGGCGGTAGATAA
- the rplB gene encoding 50S ribosomal protein L2, giving the protein MSVRKLKPITPGQRFRVVNNFEEITTNKPEKSLTVGIKKSGGRNQTGKMTMRYTGGGHKKKYRIIDFKRNKFDVEATVKTVEYDPNRTAFIALVEYADGEKRYIIAPNGIKVDQKIVSGENVEPNVGNAMKLKNIPLGTVISCIELKPGQGAILARSAGSSAQLTSRDGKYAIVKLPSGESRMILTECIAMVGSVSNSDHQLTVSGKAGRSRWLGRRPRTRPVVMNPVDHPMGGGEGRSSGGHPRSRNGMPAKGYKTRKKNKVSNRYIVSKRK; this is encoded by the coding sequence ATGTCTGTTAGAAAATTAAAACCTATCACCCCGGGACAGAGATTCAGAGTTGTTAATAACTTTGAGGAAATTACTACCAACAAACCAGAGAAATCTCTAACAGTTGGTATTAAAAAGTCAGGTGGACGTAACCAAACTGGTAAAATGACCATGCGTTACACCGGCGGTGGACACAAAAAGAAATACAGAATTATCGACTTCAAAAGAAACAAATTCGATGTTGAAGCTACGGTAAAAACTGTAGAGTACGATCCAAATAGAACTGCTTTCATCGCTTTGGTGGAGTATGCAGACGGAGAGAAAAGATATATCATCGCTCCAAACGGGATCAAAGTTGATCAGAAGATTGTTTCTGGAGAGAATGTAGAGCCAAATGTAGGTAACGCAATGAAATTGAAAAATATTCCATTGGGTACTGTAATCTCTTGTATCGAATTGAAGCCTGGTCAAGGTGCGATCTTAGCAAGAAGTGCTGGTTCTTCAGCTCAATTAACTTCTAGAGATGGAAAATATGCAATCGTTAAGTTACCTTCTGGTGAATCTAGAATGATTCTTACAGAATGTATCGCAATGGTTGGCTCTGTTTCTAACTCAGATCATCAGTTAACTGTATCAGGTAAGGCTGGTAGAAGCAGATGGTTAGGTAGAAGACCAAGAACAAGACCAGTAGTAATGAACCCGGTTGATCACCCAATGGGAGGTGGTGAAGGACGTTCTTCTGGAGGTCACCCAAGATCTAGAAACGGTATGCCGGCTAAAGGTTACAAAACTAGAAAGAAAAACAAAGTGTCTAACCGTTACATCGTATCTAAAAGAAAATAA
- the rplW gene encoding 50S ribosomal protein L23 produces the protein MSLIIKPIISEKANYLTDLRGAYSFLVAPKANKIQIKGAVEAAYGVKVADVRTMIYAPKVSAKHTKKGLQVGKTNKLKKAVVTLAAGEVIDIFATN, from the coding sequence ATGTCACTTATTATTAAACCAATTATTTCAGAAAAAGCAAACTATCTTACAGATCTAAGAGGTGCTTATTCTTTCTTGGTTGCTCCAAAAGCAAACAAGATCCAGATTAAAGGTGCTGTAGAAGCAGCTTACGGTGTAAAAGTAGCGGACGTTAGAACGATGATTTATGCGCCTAAAGTTTCTGCTAAACATACAAAAAAAGGACTTCAAGTTGGAAAGACCAATAAATTGAAAAAAGCTGTGGTAACACTAGCTGCTGGAGAAGTTATTGATATTTTCGCAACAAATTAA
- the rplD gene encoding 50S ribosomal protein L4, with amino-acid sequence MELVVLNTSGKETGRKVTLDETVFGIEPNQHAVYLEVKQYLAAQRQGTHKSKERSEITASTRKLKKQKGSGSARYGDIKSPTFKGGGRVFGPKPRDYRFKLNKALKRLAKKSVLSQKLRDNSIKVLENLSFDAPKTKEFITLLDALTLTGKKSLFVLPEANKNVYLSSRNLPKTRVLNYNEISSYDLINAGEIIFLEGAVEKFQDNLKK; translated from the coding sequence ATGGAACTAGTAGTATTAAATACATCAGGAAAAGAAACCGGAAGAAAAGTAACTCTTGACGAAACAGTTTTCGGAATTGAGCCAAATCAGCACGCGGTTTACTTAGAGGTTAAGCAATATCTTGCTGCACAGCGTCAAGGTACTCATAAATCAAAAGAAAGAAGCGAAATTACTGCTTCTACAAGAAAGCTTAAAAAGCAAAAAGGTTCAGGATCTGCGAGATATGGTGATATCAAGTCCCCAACTTTCAAAGGTGGAGGTAGAGTTTTTGGTCCAAAGCCAAGAGACTACAGATTCAAATTGAACAAAGCGCTTAAGAGATTGGCTAAAAAATCTGTTTTGTCTCAAAAATTGAGAGATAACAGTATCAAAGTTTTAGAGAACTTGAGTTTTGATGCTCCTAAGACCAAAGAATTCATCACTTTGTTGGATGCTTTGACTCTTACAGGTAAGAAATCATTATTCGTACTTCCTGAGGCTAACAAGAATGTATATTTATCTTCAAGAAACTTGCCTAAAACAAGAGTGTTGAATTATAACGAGATTTCTTCTTATGATTTGATCAACGCAGGTGAGATTATCTTCTTAGAAGGTGCAGTAGAAAAATTTCAGGACAACTTAAAGAAATAA
- the rplC gene encoding 50S ribosomal protein L3 — protein sequence MSGIIGKKIGMTSLFSEEGKNIPCTVIQAGPCSVLQVRTEEVDGYVAVQLGFDDKSEKNVGKALAGHFKKAGSAPKAKLVEFRNAFEHDVKTGDLVEVNMFAEGEYVDVTGTSKGKGFQGVVKRHGFGGVMQATHGQHNRLRAPGSIGAGSDPSRVFKGMRMAGRMGGKQVTVQNLQVLKVDEEQNLLVVKGAVPGAKNSYVIIKKWN from the coding sequence ATGTCAGGTATTATTGGTAAAAAAATCGGTATGACATCTTTGTTTAGCGAAGAAGGAAAAAACATTCCTTGTACAGTTATTCAAGCAGGTCCATGCTCGGTTTTACAGGTCAGAACCGAAGAGGTTGACGGGTATGTTGCCGTACAACTAGGTTTCGATGACAAGAGTGAGAAGAACGTTGGTAAAGCGTTAGCTGGTCATTTCAAAAAGGCTGGTTCAGCTCCTAAAGCTAAGTTAGTAGAATTCAGAAATGCATTCGAACACGATGTTAAAACAGGAGATTTAGTAGAAGTTAACATGTTTGCAGAAGGTGAATATGTGGATGTAACAGGGACTTCTAAAGGTAAAGGTTTCCAAGGTGTTGTTAAAAGACACGGTTTTGGAGGTGTAATGCAAGCAACTCACGGGCAGCACAACAGACTTAGAGCTCCAGGTTCTATCGGTGCTGGATCGGATCCTTCGAGAGTATTCAAAGGGATGAGAATGGCTGGTAGAATGGGAGGTAAGCAGGTAACTGTTCAAAACCTTCAAGTGTTAAAAGTAGATGAAGAGCAAAATCTTTTAGTAGTAAAAGGTGCTGTTCCGGGAGCTAAAAATTCTTATGTAATTATCAAGAAATGGAACTAG
- a CDS encoding low affinity iron permease family protein translates to MNNKNLFEKFSNWATNFTGSSYAFIGAVLIVLLWAVSGPVFNYSETWQLVINTGTTIITFLMVFLIQKAQNKDGKAIQLKLNELIAASKQASNRMVDIEDLTEKELDQLHAYFVKIAELSKQRENIHKCYSIDAAEKKHHSKYNDANPEL, encoded by the coding sequence ATGAACAATAAAAATCTCTTCGAAAAATTTTCCAATTGGGCTACTAATTTCACTGGCAGTTCATACGCCTTTATAGGAGCTGTTTTGATTGTGTTATTGTGGGCAGTAAGTGGTCCAGTTTTCAATTATTCAGAAACTTGGCAGCTGGTAATCAATACCGGAACTACGATTATTACATTCCTGATGGTTTTCTTAATCCAAAAAGCTCAGAACAAAGATGGAAAAGCGATCCAATTAAAACTGAATGAACTCATCGCAGCGAGTAAACAGGCCAGCAACAGAATGGTAGATATAGAAGATCTGACGGAAAAAGAGTTGGATCAGCTACACGCTTATTTTGTGAAAATTGCAGAGCTGTCCAAGCAAAGAGAGAATATTCATAAATGTTATTCTATAGATGCTGCGGAGAAAAAACACCATAGCAAATACAACGATGCAAATCCGGAATTATAA
- a CDS encoding zinc-dependent metalloprotease: MKKVLSFALISVSLAGVAQTGKLWKKTTVSNKSAVEEGKQFLKNPSLYALDYTALKNTLQGAPKSTEYVKSKIIVSFPDSNGEFEDFRIYEKSNFEPALQAKYTDIRSYVGESVFGNSKIYFSVSPLGLSTMEMHSDKTMDIIEPYATDLSSYVVFKRTDDKGIAKEFECKLPNTVKGNSQNADSKSADDGLLRTYRLALSCTGEYGAWAGSVANALARMNTTMTRVNGVFENEFAIHMNLIAEEENIIFTNSSTDPYSPASTGASGAWNDELKAVLMGTTYGIGDAKYDIGHLFGRSGGGGSAGCIGCVCNSTNTYNSTYGWYDHKGQGFTSPGSGAPSGDNFDIDYVAHEIGHQFGGWHTFTHGAEGNPSQMEPGSGSTIMGYAGITSKDVQPHSDAYFHSASIRDITNYMKSTAGNCGVNTATGNAAPVANAGADYTIPKSTPFALTGSATDANGDALTYDWEQFDLQNSTTANPTATKTSGVNFRSYLPTTSPTRYFPNMTTVLAGSLFTVGTELNVEYLPNVARTLNFRLTVRDNKTGGGANAYDDMKVTVNAASGPFKVTVPNTAVTYAGASTQTVTWDVASTTAAPVNCANVDILISTDGGTTWSALATSVPNDGSESVILPNIDTTTARIMVKANGNIFFDVSDANFTITKTELAVNDVNKKSVQVYPNPVKDVLNVSNVSSTSSYEIFNAAGQVVSRGTLATGKVSVNQLTKGVYFINIDDNGTVVKTKFVKQ, translated from the coding sequence ATGAAGAAAGTTTTATCATTTGCGTTGATTTCAGTTTCCCTAGCTGGAGTTGCGCAAACTGGAAAGTTGTGGAAAAAAACAACTGTTTCAAACAAATCTGCTGTTGAAGAAGGTAAGCAGTTTCTTAAAAATCCAAGTTTGTATGCTTTGGATTATACAGCATTGAAAAATACGTTACAAGGTGCACCCAAGAGTACGGAGTATGTAAAATCAAAAATTATTGTGAGCTTCCCAGACTCTAATGGCGAATTCGAAGATTTCAGAATCTATGAAAAGTCGAATTTCGAACCAGCTTTGCAGGCAAAATATACGGATATTCGTTCGTATGTTGGAGAAAGTGTATTTGGAAATTCTAAAATTTATTTCAGTGTTTCTCCTCTTGGATTGTCTACTATGGAAATGCATAGTGATAAAACTATGGATATCATAGAACCTTATGCAACAGATTTATCCTCATATGTTGTTTTCAAAAGAACAGATGATAAAGGTATAGCCAAAGAATTTGAATGTAAACTTCCAAATACGGTAAAAGGCAATTCTCAAAATGCAGATAGCAAAAGTGCGGATGATGGATTATTGAGAACTTATAGACTAGCACTTTCTTGTACAGGAGAATATGGCGCTTGGGCTGGATCTGTTGCGAACGCATTAGCTAGAATGAATACAACAATGACCCGTGTAAACGGTGTTTTTGAAAATGAGTTTGCAATTCATATGAATCTAATTGCCGAGGAAGAAAATATTATCTTTACTAATTCTAGTACAGACCCATATTCACCAGCCTCTACTGGAGCTTCTGGTGCTTGGAATGATGAATTAAAAGCTGTTTTGATGGGCACAACCTACGGGATCGGCGATGCAAAATATGATATAGGACATTTATTTGGACGTTCTGGCGGTGGTGGATCAGCAGGATGTATCGGATGTGTATGTAATAGTACTAATACATATAATTCTACATACGGATGGTATGATCACAAAGGGCAAGGATTTACTTCTCCAGGTTCTGGTGCTCCATCTGGAGATAATTTTGATATTGATTATGTTGCACACGAAATTGGACATCAATTTGGTGGATGGCACACCTTTACTCACGGTGCGGAAGGTAATCCTTCCCAGATGGAGCCAGGTTCTGGTTCTACGATAATGGGCTATGCGGGTATTACAAGTAAGGATGTTCAGCCACATTCTGACGCTTATTTCCACTCTGCATCTATTAGAGATATTACAAATTATATGAAAAGTACAGCCGGCAATTGCGGTGTAAATACGGCTACAGGCAATGCGGCTCCTGTTGCAAATGCAGGTGCAGATTATACTATTCCTAAGAGTACACCTTTTGCATTGACTGGTTCTGCTACAGATGCCAATGGCGATGCGCTTACTTATGACTGGGAACAATTTGATCTTCAAAACTCCACTACTGCTAACCCAACGGCAACCAAGACATCTGGTGTTAATTTCAGATCTTACTTACCAACAACTTCACCAACAAGATATTTCCCAAATATGACTACCGTTTTAGCAGGAAGTTTATTTACAGTTGGAACAGAATTGAACGTAGAATATCTTCCAAATGTAGCAAGAACTCTTAATTTCAGATTAACTGTAAGAGATAATAAAACTGGTGGAGGAGCAAATGCTTATGATGATATGAAAGTAACTGTTAATGCAGCTTCTGGTCCGTTTAAAGTGACAGTTCCGAACACAGCAGTAACTTATGCTGGTGCCAGCACACAAACAGTAACTTGGGATGTGGCATCTACTACTGCAGCTCCTGTAAATTGTGCTAATGTTGATATCCTTATTTCTACAGATGGCGGTACAACTTGGTCTGCTTTAGCAACATCTGTTCCTAATGATGGGTCAGAATCTGTAATCCTTCCGAATATAGATACTACTACTGCAAGAATTATGGTAAAAGCTAACGGTAATATTTTCTTTGATGTTTCTGATGCAAACTTTACGATTACTAAAACTGAATTAGCTGTTAATGATGTAAACAAAAAATCAGTACAAGTTTACCCTAACCCGGTAAAAGATGTTTTGAATGTTTCTAACGTTTCCTCAACTTCATCTTACGAGATTTTCAATGCTGCTGGACAAGTGGTTTCCAGAGGAACTTTGGCTACAGGAAAAGTATCAGTAAACCAATTGACGAAAGGTGTTTACTTCATCAATATCGATGATAACGGAACAGTTGTTAAAACGAAATTCGTTAAGCAATAA
- the rpsJ gene encoding 30S ribosomal protein S10: MSQRIRIKLKSYDYNLVDKSAEKIVKTVKATGAVVNGPIPLPTNKRIFTVLRSPHVNKKAREQFQLSAHKRLMDIYSSSSKTVDALMKLELPSGVDVEIKV; encoded by the coding sequence ATGTCACAAAGAATCAGAATAAAACTTAAATCTTACGATTATAACTTGGTAGACAAGTCTGCTGAGAAAATCGTAAAAACGGTAAAGGCTACCGGTGCTGTTGTAAACGGTCCAATTCCATTGCCAACGAACAAGAGAATCTTCACAGTGTTGAGATCTCCGCACGTAAACAAGAAAGCAAGAGAGCAGTTCCAATTATCAGCTCACAAGAGACTAATGGATATCTACTCTTCTTCTTCTAAAACTGTTGATGCTCTAATGAAATTAGAACTTCCTTCAGGAGTTGACGTAGAAATTAAAGTGTGA
- the fusA gene encoding elongation factor G, which yields MGRDLKFTRNIGIAAHIDAGKTTTTERILFYTGVNHKIGEVHDGASTMDWMEQEAERGITITSAATTCSWNFPTDQGKPLPETKPYHFNIIDTPGHVDFTVEVNRSLRVLDGLVFLFSAVDGVEPQSETNWRLADNYKVARMGFVNKMDRQGADFLNVVNQVKEMLGSNAVPIVLPIGAEEDFKGVVDLIKNRAIIWDEAGQGATFEVVPIPEDMKDEVLEYREKLVEAVSEYDETLMEKFFEDPDSITEEEINAALRAATIDLSIIPMTCGSSFKNKGVQFMLDAVCKYLPSPLDKDDIKGTDPRTDAEITRKPSVDEPFAALAFKIATDPFVGRLAFFRAYSGRLDAGSYILNTRSGDKERISRIYQMHANKQNPVEYIEAGDIGAAVGFKSIKTGDTMCDEKNPIVLESMVFPDPVIGIAVEPKTKADQDKMGNALAKLAEEDPTFTVRTDEASGQTIISGMGELHLDIIVDRMKREFKVEVNQGQPQVEYKENLTKVASHREVYKKQSGGKGKFADIVFELGPADEGKVGLEFINEIKGGNVPREFVPAIEKGFKAAMKNGPLAGFEVEGIKVTLKDGSFHAVDSDALSFEMAAKLGFKEAGRAAKPVIMEPIMKLEVVTPEEYMGNIIGDLNKRRGTISGQEEKNGAVVIKGSVPLSEMFGYVTTLRTLSSGRATSSMELEKYQATPQNVADEIIAKAKG from the coding sequence ATGGGAAGAGATCTTAAATTTACAAGAAATATTGGTATTGCTGCTCACATTGATGCAGGTAAAACTACCACTACAGAAAGGATTTTATTCTATACAGGTGTAAACCACAAGATTGGAGAAGTTCACGATGGTGCTTCTACAATGGACTGGATGGAGCAGGAAGCAGAAAGAGGTATTACTATTACTTCTGCTGCAACTACTTGTTCTTGGAATTTCCCAACAGACCAGGGAAAACCACTTCCAGAAACTAAACCTTACCACTTCAACATCATCGATACACCGGGACACGTTGACTTCACTGTAGAAGTAAACAGATCTTTGAGAGTATTGGATGGATTGGTATTCTTATTCTCTGCAGTAGATGGAGTAGAGCCTCAGTCTGAAACAAACTGGAGACTTGCTGACAACTACAAAGTTGCTAGAATGGGATTCGTAAACAAAATGGACAGACAAGGTGCTGACTTCCTTAACGTGGTAAACCAGGTTAAAGAAATGTTAGGATCAAACGCAGTTCCAATCGTTTTACCAATCGGTGCTGAAGAGGATTTCAAAGGTGTAGTTGACTTAATTAAAAACAGAGCGATCATCTGGGATGAAGCTGGACAAGGTGCTACTTTCGAGGTAGTTCCAATTCCGGAAGATATGAAGGATGAAGTTCTTGAATACAGAGAGAAATTAGTAGAAGCTGTTTCTGAATATGACGAAACTTTGATGGAGAAATTCTTCGAAGATCCGGATTCAATTACAGAAGAAGAAATCAATGCTGCATTGAGAGCTGCTACTATCGACTTATCTATTATCCCAATGACTTGTGGTTCTTCATTCAAGAACAAAGGAGTACAGTTTATGTTGGATGCAGTATGTAAATATTTGCCTTCTCCATTGGATAAAGATGATATCAAAGGTACTGACCCAAGAACTGATGCTGAAATTACAAGAAAGCCATCTGTAGATGAGCCTTTCGCAGCATTAGCATTTAAAATTGCTACCGATCCTTTCGTAGGAAGATTAGCATTCTTCAGAGCTTACTCTGGAAGACTAGATGCAGGTTCTTATATCTTGAACACTCGTTCAGGAGATAAAGAAAGAATCTCTAGAATCTATCAGATGCACGCTAACAAGCAAAACCCGGTAGAATATATTGAAGCTGGTGATATTGGTGCTGCTGTAGGATTCAAGTCTATCAAAACTGGTGATACAATGTGTGACGAGAAAAACCCAATCGTTCTTGAATCGATGGTTTTCCCTGATCCGGTAATTGGTATCGCTGTTGAGCCTAAAACTAAGGCTGACCAGGATAAAATGGGTAACGCTCTAGCTAAATTGGCTGAAGAAGATCCTACGTTTACAGTGAGAACTGACGAGGCTTCTGGACAAACGATCATCTCTGGTATGGGTGAGCTTCACTTAGATATCATTGTAGACCGTATGAAAAGAGAGTTCAAGGTTGAAGTAAACCAAGGACAACCTCAGGTAGAGTACAAAGAAAACTTAACAAAAGTTGCCAGCCACAGAGAAGTTTACAAAAAGCAGTCTGGTGGTAAAGGTAAATTTGCTGATATCGTATTTGAACTAGGACCTGCAGACGAAGGTAAAGTTGGTTTAGAATTCATCAATGAGATCAAAGGTGGTAACGTTCCTAGAGAATTTGTTCCTGCAATTGAAAAAGGATTTAAAGCTGCAATGAAGAACGGTCCATTGGCTGGTTTCGAAGTTGAAGGTATTAAAGTTACTCTTAAAGATGGATCTTTCCACGCGGTGGATTCTGATGCACTTTCTTTCGAAATGGCTGCTAAATTAGGATTCAAAGAAGCGGGACGTGCTGCTAAGCCGGTAATTATGGAGCCTATTATGAAATTGGAGGTTGTAACTCCAGAAGAATATATGGGTAACATCATTGGTGACCTTAACAAGAGAAGAGGTACGATCAGTGGTCAGGAAGAAAAGAACGGTGCTGTTGTAATTAAAGGTTCAGTTCCACTTTCTGAAATGTTTGGATATGTTACAACTCTAAGAACACTTTCATCAGGAAGAGCTACTTCTTCTATGGAATTAGAGAAATACCAGGCTACTCCTCAAAACGTTGCTGACGAGATCATCGCTAAAGCAAAAGGTTAA
- the rpsG gene encoding 30S ribosomal protein S7: MRKTKAKKRPLLPDPKFNDQLVTRFVNNLMLDGKKSIAFKIFYDALDIVETKKGETEKTALEIWKDALTNVMPHVEVRSRRVGGANFQIPMPIRADRKISMAMKWLIKYSKARNDKSMALKLANEVVAASREEGAAFKKKSDTHKMAEANKAFSHFKF; this comes from the coding sequence ATGAGAAAGACAAAAGCGAAAAAAAGACCGTTGTTACCAGATCCAAAGTTTAATGATCAATTGGTAACAAGATTCGTAAACAACTTGATGCTAGATGGTAAAAAATCTATTGCATTCAAAATATTCTATGATGCATTAGACATTGTAGAAACTAAAAAAGGAGAAACTGAGAAAACAGCCCTTGAAATCTGGAAAGATGCATTAACAAACGTTATGCCTCACGTAGAAGTACGTTCTAGAAGAGTAGGTGGAGCTAACTTCCAGATTCCTATGCCAATCAGAGCTGATAGAAAAATTTCTATGGCTATGAAATGGTTAATCAAATATTCTAAAGCTAGAAATGATAAGTCTATGGCTTTGAAATTAGCTAACGAAGTAGTAGCTGCTTCAAGAGAAGAAGGTGCTGCTTTCAAAAAGAAATCTGATACTCACAAAATGGCGGAAGCTAACAAGGCTTTCTCACACTTCAAATTCTAA
- the rpsL gene encoding 30S ribosomal protein S12, whose product MPTIQQLVRKGRVALTKKSKSAALDSCPQRRGVCTRVYTTTPKKPNSALRKVARVRLSNGKEVNAYIPGEGHNLQEHSIVLVRGGRVKDLPGVRYHIVRGALDTAGVNGRTQRRSKYGAKRPKPGQAAAAPAKGKKK is encoded by the coding sequence ATGCCTACTATTCAACAATTAGTTAGAAAAGGAAGAGTCGCACTTACCAAGAAGAGTAAATCGGCTGCCCTTGATTCTTGTCCACAAAGACGAGGTGTATGTACGAGAGTATATACTACCACTCCTAAGAAACCTAACTCTGCACTTAGAAAAGTTGCAAGGGTAAGACTTTCAAACGGTAAAGAAGTTAACGCCTATATCCCGGGCGAAGGACATAATCTTCAAGAGCACTCGATAGTATTGGTACGCGGAGGGAGAGTTAAGGATTTACCAGGAGTTAGATACCACATCGTAAGAGGTGCGTTGGATACTGCTGGAGTAAACGGAAGAACACAAAGAAGATCTAAGTACGGGGCTAAGAGACCAAAACCAGGTCAGGCAGCTGCTGCACCAGCTAAAGGTAAGAAAAAGTAA
- a CDS encoding Dps family protein, with amino-acid sequence MKNAVLIGLKEADCIKIADKLNVLLANYSVFYQNTRGSHWNIKGEQFFTLHPKFEELYNSLVLKIDEIAERILTLGATPAHNYSDYLKVSTIKESKEVSDGNKSVEIILNSFKVVIDLQRELLDITDEAGDEGTNSQMSDYITEQEKEVWMYNSYLGK; translated from the coding sequence ATGAAAAACGCAGTATTAATCGGACTAAAAGAAGCCGATTGTATCAAAATTGCAGACAAACTGAATGTCTTATTGGCGAACTATTCTGTTTTTTATCAGAATACCAGAGGTTCGCATTGGAATATCAAAGGAGAACAATTCTTCACGCTTCATCCAAAATTTGAAGAACTATACAATAGTTTGGTGCTGAAAATAGATGAGATTGCAGAAAGAATCTTGACCTTAGGCGCAACGCCAGCGCATAATTATTCTGATTATCTGAAAGTTTCTACCATAAAAGAAAGCAAAGAAGTCAGTGATGGAAATAAAAGCGTTGAAATTATTTTAAATTCTTTCAAAGTTGTGATTGATCTTCAAAGGGAACTTCTCGACATTACAGACGAAGCTGGAGACGAGGGAACGAACTCTCAAATGAGCGATTACATCACAGAACAGGAAAAAGAAGTTTGGATGTACAATTCTTACCTTGGAAAGTAA